One stretch of Streptomyces peucetius DNA includes these proteins:
- a CDS encoding helix-turn-helix domain-containing protein, with amino-acid sequence MSRSPGPRPGAGPGVVAIAVVPGAGVGLTLWDMYELAIACAVFGIAQPDLADPWYELRLCGDTTGPDSAGGVFGIRTTHGLDGLVGADTVIVPSVPEACVVGDEPVPEPLVDALRSAAASGSRMVSLCAGAFALAAAGLLDGRRATAHWQHTGELASRHPEVIVDDSVLYTDEDRILTSAGATAALDLCLHLVRQDLGARVAGQVARRLVVPVHRSGGQAQFIEHAMPKTADDGIGPVLQWASRHLDRPLTVAGLARRAGMSPRTFHRRLQAATGTTPLRWLLTQRLALAQSLLETTELPVEVVGERCGLGSAANLRHHFTRTLRISPSDYRRAFAPPALTGKRR; translated from the coding sequence ATGAGCAGGTCACCCGGTCCGCGTCCAGGGGCGGGCCCGGGCGTCGTCGCGATCGCCGTCGTCCCCGGTGCCGGCGTAGGACTCACGCTGTGGGACATGTACGAACTGGCCATCGCCTGCGCGGTGTTCGGCATCGCACAGCCCGACCTCGCCGACCCCTGGTACGAGCTCCGCCTCTGCGGGGACACCACCGGCCCGGACTCCGCCGGCGGCGTGTTCGGGATCCGTACGACGCACGGGCTGGACGGTCTCGTCGGCGCCGACACCGTGATCGTGCCCTCGGTGCCCGAGGCCTGCGTGGTCGGGGACGAACCGGTGCCGGAGCCCCTGGTCGACGCGCTGCGCTCCGCCGCCGCGTCCGGGTCGCGGATGGTCTCCCTGTGCGCCGGGGCGTTCGCGCTGGCCGCCGCCGGACTCCTCGACGGGCGGCGGGCCACCGCGCACTGGCAGCACACCGGCGAACTCGCCTCCCGGCACCCCGAGGTGATCGTCGACGACTCGGTCCTCTACACCGACGAGGACCGCATCCTGACCAGCGCGGGCGCGACGGCCGCCCTGGACCTCTGCCTGCATCTCGTACGCCAGGACCTGGGCGCCCGCGTCGCGGGCCAGGTGGCCCGCCGGCTCGTCGTGCCGGTTCATCGCAGCGGCGGCCAGGCACAGTTCATCGAGCACGCGATGCCAAAGACCGCCGACGACGGCATCGGGCCCGTACTCCAGTGGGCGTCCCGGCACCTGGACCGGCCGCTCACCGTTGCCGGGCTGGCGCGGCGCGCCGGGATGAGCCCACGCACCTTCCACCGCCGGCTGCAGGCCGCGACCGGGACCACACCGCTGCGCTGGCTGCTCACCCAGCGGCTGGCACTGGCTCAATCCCTGCTGGAGACCACCGAGCTGCCCGTGGAGGTCGTGGGCGAACGCTGCGGGCTGGGCAGCGCGGCGAATCTGCGCCACCACTTCACCCGCACGCTCAGGATCTCCCCCAGCGACTACCGCCGCGCCTTCGCCCCGCCCGCCTTGACGGGCAAGCGGCGCTGA
- a CDS encoding NADH-quinone oxidoreductase subunit A, producing MNAYAPILVLGALGAGFAIFSVVMATLIGPKRYNRAKLEAYECGIEPTPTPAGGGRFPIKYYLTAMLFIIFDIEIVFLYPWAVTFDALGIFGLVEMLLFVLTVFVAYAYVWRRGGLEWD from the coding sequence GTGAATGCTTACGCGCCCATCCTTGTGCTCGGCGCCCTCGGGGCAGGGTTTGCGATCTTCTCCGTGGTCATGGCCACGCTTATCGGCCCCAAGCGGTACAACCGGGCAAAGCTCGAAGCGTACGAGTGCGGCATCGAACCGACTCCTACGCCCGCCGGAGGCGGGCGCTTCCCGATCAAGTACTACCTGACGGCGATGCTCTTCATCATTTTCGACATCGAGATCGTCTTCCTCTATCCCTGGGCCGTCACCTTCGACGCCCTGGGGATCTTCGGGCTCGTGGAGATGCTGCTCTTCGTGCTCACCGTCTTCGTCGCCTACGCGTATGTGTGGCGGCGTGGCGGTCTGGAATGGGACTGA
- a CDS encoding class I SAM-dependent methyltransferase, with product MQDRPVSRLTTNRSRISHKVRYALRHPRRVVPYLRRAGRDTWLRLRHRGGHVAYYRAVMASDTARSPEAAVGGGPSHGRWLAIGQMQFDYLLEHGLRPQDRLLEIGCGNLRAGWRFIDHLEPGHYYGIDISPDILIEAKKTLVHYGLQHKMPYLTPVEDLRLDFLPDASFTVVHAHSVFSHSPLEVIDECLTHIGRVLAPGGFFDFTFDRTETREHQVLGEDFYYRTETLTRLAARHGLVARFMDDWERLPHGQSKLRVTHAVP from the coding sequence ATGCAGGACAGACCCGTATCCCGGCTGACAACGAACCGCTCACGGATCAGCCACAAGGTGCGGTACGCACTGCGGCACCCGCGGCGAGTGGTCCCCTATCTGCGCCGCGCGGGCCGGGACACGTGGCTGCGGCTGCGGCACCGCGGCGGGCACGTCGCGTACTACCGGGCGGTCATGGCGTCGGACACCGCGCGGAGCCCCGAGGCGGCGGTGGGCGGAGGGCCGTCCCACGGCCGCTGGCTCGCCATCGGGCAGATGCAGTTCGACTACCTGCTGGAGCACGGACTGCGGCCGCAGGACCGGCTGCTGGAGATCGGCTGCGGCAACCTGCGTGCCGGATGGCGGTTCATCGACCATCTGGAGCCCGGCCACTACTACGGCATCGACATCTCGCCGGACATCCTCATCGAGGCGAAGAAGACCCTCGTCCACTACGGCCTCCAGCACAAAATGCCGTATCTCACCCCCGTGGAGGATCTGAGGCTCGACTTCCTCCCCGACGCGTCCTTCACGGTCGTCCACGCGCACAGCGTCTTCTCGCACTCGCCGCTGGAGGTCATCGACGAGTGCCTCACGCACATCGGGCGGGTGCTGGCGCCCGGCGGCTTCTTCGACTTCACCTTCGACCGCACCGAGACACGTGAGCACCAGGTCCTGGGCGAGGACTTCTACTACCGCACGGAGACCCTGACCCGGCTGGCCGCGCGGCACGGTCTCGTCGCCCGGTTCATGGACGACTGGGAGCGGCTGCCGCACGGTCAGTCGAAACTCCGCGTCACCCACGCCGTGCCCTGA
- a CDS encoding NADH-quinone oxidoreductase subunit D yields MTTPSASARETTEGPVYTVTGGDWDEVVQSAAKADDERIVVNMGPQHPSTHGVLRLILEIDGETVTEARCGIGYLHTGIEKNLEYRTWTQGTTFVTRMDYLTPFFNETAYCLAVERLLGIDDQIPDRASVVRVLLMELNRLSSHLVAIATGGMELGATTIMIYGFRDRELILDVYELITGLRMNHAYIRPGGLAQDLPPGAVDQLRELVKTLKKNLPEYDKLATGNPIFKARMQNVGHLDLTGCMALGATGPILRSTGLAHDLRKTDPYCGYETYDFEVPTADTCDSYGRFLIRLEEMRQSLRIVEQCLDRLEPGPVMVGDKKIAWPAQLALGPDGLGNSLDHIKKIMGTSMEALIHHFKLVTEGFRVPAGQAYAAVESPKGELGVHVVSDGGTRPFRVHFRDPSFTNLQAMAAMCEGGQVADVIVAVASIDPVMGGVDR; encoded by the coding sequence GTGACTACACCGTCTGCAAGCGCACGCGAAACCACCGAGGGCCCGGTCTACACGGTCACCGGTGGCGACTGGGACGAGGTCGTCCAGTCCGCGGCCAAGGCCGACGACGAGCGGATCGTCGTCAACATGGGCCCGCAGCACCCCTCCACGCACGGTGTGCTCCGGCTGATCCTGGAGATCGACGGGGAGACCGTCACCGAGGCCCGCTGCGGCATCGGCTACCTCCACACCGGCATCGAGAAGAACCTCGAGTACCGGACCTGGACGCAGGGCACCACCTTCGTCACGCGCATGGATTACCTGACGCCGTTCTTCAACGAGACGGCGTACTGCCTCGCCGTGGAGCGGCTGCTCGGCATCGACGACCAGATCCCCGACCGGGCGTCGGTCGTCCGCGTGCTGCTGATGGAGCTCAACCGGCTCTCCTCCCATCTGGTCGCCATCGCCACCGGCGGCATGGAGCTGGGAGCCACCACGATCATGATCTACGGATTCCGTGATCGTGAACTCATTCTCGACGTCTACGAGCTGATCACCGGCCTGCGGATGAACCACGCGTACATCAGGCCCGGCGGACTCGCCCAGGACCTGCCCCCCGGCGCGGTCGACCAGCTCCGCGAGCTCGTGAAGACGCTCAAGAAGAATCTGCCGGAGTACGACAAGCTCGCCACCGGCAACCCGATCTTCAAGGCCCGTATGCAGAACGTCGGCCACCTGGATCTGACCGGTTGCATGGCGCTCGGCGCGACCGGACCGATCCTGCGCTCCACGGGCCTCGCCCACGACCTGCGCAAGACCGACCCGTACTGCGGCTACGAGACCTACGACTTCGAGGTCCCGACCGCCGACACCTGTGACTCCTACGGCCGTTTCCTCATCCGCCTCGAGGAGATGCGGCAGTCGCTGCGGATCGTCGAACAGTGCCTGGACCGGCTGGAGCCGGGCCCGGTGATGGTCGGTGACAAGAAGATCGCCTGGCCCGCGCAGCTCGCGCTCGGCCCCGACGGCCTCGGCAACTCGCTCGACCACATCAAGAAGATCATGGGCACCTCCATGGAGGCCCTGATCCACCACTTCAAGCTGGTGACCGAGGGCTTCCGGGTACCGGCCGGGCAGGCGTACGCCGCGGTCGAATCACCCAAGGGCGAGCTCGGCGTGCACGTCGTCTCCGACGGCGGCACCCGGCCCTTCCGGGTCCACTTCCGCGACCCGTCGTTCACCAATCTGCAGGCCATGGCGGCCATGTGCGAGGGCGGCCAGGTCGCCGACGTCATCGTCGCCGTCGCGTCCATCGACCCCGTGATGGGAGGCGTCGACCGATGA
- a CDS encoding C40 family peptidase produces MSHTAHIPSHRKPRRSASKMAIRAGVAGGFLSTIAVAGAAGPANAEPVTETIEMPLLTADAVAGVTQAAEATQQVALDLELQAQLQAQEDAAAAKAAKAAEKAKAEADREAEAKKKKEEEEARKRAEAARERASRDSDRTSLSAYSSAGSTATGSAATVVAFLKAQLGDAYIMGATGPNAWDCSSLVQAAYRTVGIDLPRVSQDQSVAGTQVGTSNLQVGDILYWGGAGSAYHTGVYIGDGQYLDAANPSKGVVIQDLSGYPASGAVRVL; encoded by the coding sequence ATGTCCCACACCGCTCACATACCCAGCCACCGGAAGCCCCGCCGCAGCGCCTCGAAAATGGCGATACGGGCCGGAGTTGCCGGTGGCTTCCTCAGCACCATCGCGGTGGCCGGTGCTGCCGGACCGGCGAACGCCGAGCCGGTGACCGAGACCATCGAGATGCCCCTTCTCACCGCCGACGCCGTCGCCGGGGTCACCCAGGCCGCCGAGGCCACCCAGCAGGTCGCCCTCGACCTCGAGCTCCAGGCGCAGTTGCAGGCCCAGGAGGACGCCGCCGCGGCCAAGGCCGCGAAGGCCGCCGAGAAGGCCAAGGCCGAGGCGGACCGCGAGGCCGAGGCCAAGAAGAAGAAGGAAGAGGAAGAGGCGAGGAAGCGCGCGGAGGCCGCCCGGGAGCGCGCGTCCCGCGACTCCGACCGCACCTCCCTCTCCGCCTACAGCTCCGCCGGCAGCACCGCCACGGGCAGCGCCGCGACGGTGGTCGCCTTCCTCAAGGCCCAGCTCGGCGACGCGTACATCATGGGTGCCACCGGCCCCAACGCCTGGGACTGCTCCAGCCTGGTCCAGGCCGCCTACCGCACCGTCGGCATCGACCTCCCGCGCGTCTCGCAGGACCAGTCGGTCGCGGGCACCCAGGTCGGCACGTCCAACCTCCAGGTCGGCGACATCCTCTACTGGGGCGGCGCCGGCTCGGCATACCACACGGGTGTCTACATCGGCGACGGCCAGTACCTGGACGCCGCGAACCCCAGCAAGGGCGTCGTCATCCAGGACCTGTCGGGCTACCCGGCGAGCGGCGCGGTCCGCGTCCTATGA
- a CDS encoding NuoB/complex I 20 kDa subunit family protein produces MGLEEKLPSGFLLTTVEQAAGWVRKSSVFPATFGLACCAIEMMTTGAGRYDLARFGMEVFRGSPRQADLMIVAGRVSQKMAPVLRQVYDQMPNPKWVISMGVCASSGGMFNNYAIVQGVDHIVPVDIYLPGCPPRPEMLLDAILKLHQKIQTSKLGVNAEEAAREAEEAALKALPTIEMKGLLR; encoded by the coding sequence ATGGGACTCGAAGAGAAGCTGCCGAGCGGTTTCCTGCTGACCACCGTCGAACAGGCCGCGGGCTGGGTGCGCAAGTCATCCGTCTTCCCTGCGACCTTCGGCCTGGCCTGCTGCGCCATCGAGATGATGACGACCGGCGCCGGCCGGTACGACCTGGCGCGCTTCGGCATGGAGGTCTTCCGCGGTTCGCCGCGCCAGGCCGACCTGATGATCGTGGCCGGCCGGGTGAGCCAGAAGATGGCGCCCGTCCTGCGCCAGGTCTACGACCAGATGCCCAACCCCAAGTGGGTCATCTCCATGGGTGTTTGCGCGTCATCGGGCGGAATGTTCAACAATTACGCGATTGTGCAGGGCGTTGATCATATTGTCCCTGTCGACATCTATTTGCCGGGCTGTCCTCCCCGCCCCGAGATGCTGCTGGACGCGATTCTCAAGCTCCACCAGAAGATCCAGACCTCCAAGCTCGGCGTGAACGCGGAGGAAGCCGCCCGCGAGGCGGAGGAGGCGGCCCTCAAGGCGCTCCCGACGATCGAGATGAAGGGGCTGCTGCGGTGA
- the nuoF gene encoding NADH-quinone oxidoreductase subunit NuoF, whose protein sequence is MTLSTEYGGGSRPEVGGEGSPEKLLSPVLSAFWDEPESWTLATYRRHEGYEGLRKALAMSPDDLIAYVKDSGLRGRGGAGFPTGMKWQFIPQGDGKPHYLVVNADESEPGTCKDIPLLFANPHSLIEGIVIACYAIRSSHAFIYLRGEVVPVLRRLHEAVREAYEAGFLGKDILGSGLDLEVTVHAGAGAYICGEETALLDSLEGRRGQPRLRPPFPAVAGLYACPTVVNNVESIASVPAILNKGKDWFRSMGSEKSPGFTLYSLSGHVASPGQYEAPLGITLRQLLDMSGGMRPGHRLKFWTPGGSSTPMFTDEHLDVPLDYEGVGAAGSMLGTKALQCFDETTCVVRAVTRWTEFYAHESCGKCTPCREGTYWLVQLLRDIEAGKGLMSDLDKLNDIADNINGKSFCALGDGAASPIFSSLKYFRDEYEQHITGKGCPFDPARSTAWAGRHTTEVSA, encoded by the coding sequence ATGACCTTGTCCACCGAGTACGGCGGCGGCTCCCGGCCGGAGGTCGGCGGAGAGGGCAGCCCCGAGAAGCTCCTCTCCCCGGTGCTGTCGGCCTTCTGGGACGAACCGGAGTCATGGACGCTGGCGACCTACCGCAGGCACGAGGGCTACGAGGGCCTGCGCAAGGCGCTCGCCATGTCGCCCGACGACCTGATCGCCTACGTCAAGGACTCCGGTCTGCGCGGCCGGGGCGGCGCGGGCTTTCCCACCGGCATGAAGTGGCAGTTCATTCCGCAGGGCGACGGCAAGCCGCACTACCTCGTCGTCAACGCCGACGAGTCGGAGCCCGGCACCTGCAAGGACATCCCCCTTCTCTTCGCCAATCCGCACTCCCTCATCGAGGGAATCGTGATCGCCTGCTACGCGATCCGCTCCAGCCACGCCTTCATCTATCTGCGCGGCGAGGTCGTCCCCGTACTGCGGCGGCTGCACGAGGCCGTGCGCGAGGCGTACGAGGCGGGATTCCTCGGCAAGGACATCCTCGGCAGCGGCCTCGACCTCGAAGTCACCGTGCACGCCGGGGCGGGCGCGTACATCTGCGGTGAGGAGACCGCGCTGCTGGACTCCCTGGAAGGCCGCCGCGGCCAGCCCCGGCTGCGGCCCCCCTTCCCCGCGGTCGCCGGCCTGTACGCCTGCCCCACTGTGGTGAACAACGTCGAGTCCATCGCGTCGGTTCCCGCGATCCTCAACAAGGGCAAGGACTGGTTCAGGTCCATGGGCAGCGAGAAGTCCCCGGGCTTCACGCTGTACTCGCTCAGCGGCCACGTCGCGAGCCCCGGCCAGTACGAGGCGCCGCTCGGCATCACCCTGCGCCAGCTGCTCGACATGAGCGGTGGCATGCGCCCCGGCCACCGGCTGAAGTTCTGGACGCCCGGCGGCTCCTCGACCCCGATGTTCACCGACGAGCACCTCGACGTCCCGCTGGACTACGAAGGCGTCGGCGCGGCCGGTTCGATGCTCGGCACCAAGGCGCTCCAGTGCTTCGACGAGACGACCTGCGTGGTGCGGGCCGTCACCCGCTGGACCGAGTTCTACGCCCACGAGTCCTGCGGCAAGTGCACACCGTGCCGCGAAGGCACGTACTGGCTCGTCCAGTTGCTGCGCGACATCGAGGCGGGCAAGGGCCTCATGTCCGACCTCGACAAGCTGAACGACATCGCCGACAACATCAACGGCAAGTCGTTCTGCGCCCTCGGCGACGGCGCCGCGTCGCCGATCTTCTCCTCGCTCAAGTACTTCCGCGACGAGTACGAGCAGCACATCACCGGCAAGGGCTGCCCCTTCGACCCCGCCAGGTCGACGGCCTGGGCCGGCCGACACACCACGGAGGTGTCCGCATGA
- the nuoE gene encoding NADH-quinone oxidoreductase subunit NuoE — MPQLPAPDYPADVRARLEADAKKIIARYPGSRSALLPLLHLVQSEEGHVSRTGMRFCAEMLDLTTAEVTAVATFYTMYRRKPSGEYQVGVCTNTLCAVMGGDAIFEELKEHLGVGNNETTEDGKVTLEHIECNAACDFAPVVMVNWEFFDNQTPESAKQLVDDLRAGEPVSPTRGAPLCTYKETARILAGFPDERPGAVEATGGAGPASLIGLRLAKGEAAPARVVHPRGEAPHDRPQPGSEHLSSHDAPQKTSASDPDNPAGPVAEEGE, encoded by the coding sequence ATGCCGCAACTGCCGGCGCCCGACTACCCGGCCGATGTGCGCGCGAGGCTGGAGGCGGACGCGAAGAAGATCATCGCCCGCTACCCCGGCAGCCGGTCCGCCCTGCTGCCGCTGCTGCACCTCGTGCAGTCGGAAGAGGGCCATGTGTCCCGCACGGGCATGCGGTTCTGCGCCGAGATGCTCGACCTCACCACCGCCGAGGTCACCGCGGTCGCCACCTTCTACACCATGTACCGGCGCAAGCCGTCCGGTGAGTACCAGGTCGGCGTCTGCACCAACACGCTGTGCGCGGTGATGGGCGGCGACGCGATCTTCGAGGAGCTCAAGGAGCACCTCGGGGTGGGCAACAACGAGACGACCGAGGACGGCAAGGTCACGCTCGAGCACATCGAGTGCAACGCGGCCTGCGACTTCGCGCCCGTGGTGATGGTCAACTGGGAGTTCTTCGACAACCAGACGCCGGAGTCGGCGAAGCAACTCGTCGACGACCTGCGCGCCGGCGAGCCGGTCAGTCCCACCCGCGGCGCGCCCCTGTGCACGTACAAGGAGACCGCCCGCATCCTGGCCGGCTTCCCCGACGAGCGCCCCGGCGCGGTCGAGGCGACCGGCGGCGCGGGACCGGCGTCGCTGATCGGTCTGCGGCTGGCCAAGGGCGAGGCCGCCCCCGCGCGGGTGGTCCACCCGCGGGGCGAGGCGCCGCACGACCGCCCCCAGCCCGGCTCGGAGCACCTCAGCTCCCACGACGCACCGCAGAAGACTTCGGCATCCGACCCGGACAACCCGGCCGGACCTGTGGCCGAGGAGGGGGAGTGA
- a CDS encoding NAD(P)-dependent oxidoreductase — protein MSHESSSSVPGSTRPVSVIGLGQMGSALARAFLTAGRTTTVWNRTTGKAAALVEQGALRADSVAEAVVASDVVVVCVLDYATVRELLDPVVASLTGRTLVNLTSGSPEQARESAEWAGEHGFAYLDGAIMTTPPGIGDPASMILCSGSPAVFAEHRETLAVLGDPLGLGEDAGLAALYDTGLLGLMWSVFAGWLHATALVGADGVPAKAFAPTAIRWLTAVGGFMDTYAPQIDTGHYPGDDATVDVQLAAVHHLLEASRARGIDTRLPELHRDLMAKTVASGHGRDSYGRVIEQFRPSRA, from the coding sequence ATGTCTCATGAATCATCCTCGTCCGTCCCCGGTTCCACCCGACCGGTGTCCGTGATCGGGCTCGGGCAAATGGGCTCGGCGCTCGCCCGCGCGTTCCTGACGGCCGGCCGGACCACCACGGTCTGGAACCGTACGACCGGCAAGGCGGCCGCCCTGGTGGAGCAGGGCGCGCTCCGGGCGGACTCGGTCGCGGAGGCCGTCGTGGCGAGCGACGTCGTCGTGGTCTGCGTCCTCGACTACGCGACGGTCCGCGAACTCCTCGACCCGGTCGTGGCGTCACTGACCGGGCGCACTCTGGTCAATCTCACGTCCGGCTCCCCCGAGCAGGCGCGGGAGAGCGCCGAATGGGCAGGGGAACACGGCTTCGCCTACCTCGACGGCGCCATCATGACCACGCCGCCGGGCATCGGCGACCCGGCGAGCATGATCCTCTGCAGCGGCTCCCCGGCGGTGTTCGCCGAGCACCGCGAGACCCTGGCGGTGCTCGGCGACCCGCTCGGTCTCGGGGAGGACGCCGGTCTCGCCGCGCTGTACGACACGGGGCTGCTCGGTCTGATGTGGTCCGTGTTCGCGGGCTGGCTGCACGCCACGGCGCTCGTCGGCGCGGACGGCGTGCCCGCGAAGGCCTTCGCCCCGACGGCGATCCGCTGGCTGACGGCGGTCGGCGGTTTCATGGACACCTACGCGCCGCAGATCGACACCGGGCACTACCCCGGCGACGACGCCACGGTCGACGTCCAGCTCGCCGCGGTGCACCATCTGCTGGAGGCGTCCCGCGCCCGCGGCATCGACACACGACTGCCGGAACTGCACCGGGACCTGATGGCGAAGACGGTCGCGTCCGGGCACGGCCGGGACAGCTACGGGCGGGTGATCGAGCAGTTCCGCCCCTCTCGCGCCTGA
- a CDS encoding NADH-quinone oxidoreductase subunit C yields the protein MSDQPNPEKELSEQNLPGQRGEHGEEIRVQRGMFGANNGGDTSGYGGLVRSVRMPGPASRPYGGYFDEVADELEGALEEQGLAPENAIEKTVVDRGELTFHIAREHLVRVARTLRDDPALRFELCTGVSGVHYPEDKGRELHAVYHLRSLTHGRLIRLEVAAPDSDPHVPSLVPVYPTNDWHERETYDFFGLVFDGHPALTRIMMPDDWQGFPQRKDVSLGGIAVEYKGAQIPAPDQRRSYS from the coding sequence ATGAGTGACCAGCCGAACCCGGAGAAGGAGCTCTCGGAGCAGAACCTTCCCGGCCAGCGTGGCGAACACGGTGAGGAGATCCGCGTCCAGCGCGGCATGTTCGGCGCCAACAACGGAGGGGACACGTCCGGTTACGGCGGGCTCGTACGCTCCGTACGGATGCCGGGCCCGGCCTCCCGCCCGTACGGCGGCTATTTCGACGAGGTGGCCGACGAACTCGAGGGCGCGCTCGAGGAGCAGGGCCTGGCGCCCGAGAACGCCATCGAGAAGACCGTCGTCGACCGCGGTGAACTCACCTTCCACATCGCGCGCGAACACCTGGTGCGGGTGGCGAGGACCCTGAGGGACGACCCGGCGCTGCGCTTCGAGCTCTGCACCGGCGTGAGCGGGGTGCACTACCCCGAGGACAAGGGCCGCGAGCTGCACGCCGTCTACCACCTGCGCTCGCTCACCCACGGCCGGCTGATCCGGCTCGAGGTCGCCGCCCCGGACAGCGACCCGCACGTCCCGTCCCTGGTGCCGGTCTATCCCACCAACGACTGGCACGAGCGCGAGACCTACGACTTCTTCGGGCTCGTCTTCGACGGCCACCCCGCCCTCACCCGGATCATGATGCCGGACGACTGGCAGGGCTTCCCGCAGCGCAAGGACGTTTCCCTCGGCGGCATCGCCGTCGAGTACAAGGGCGCCCAGATCCCGGCTCCGGACCAGCGGAGGTCGTACTCGTGA